A part of Amphiprion ocellaris isolate individual 3 ecotype Okinawa chromosome 16, ASM2253959v1, whole genome shotgun sequence genomic DNA contains:
- the LOC111585287 gene encoding protein phosphatase 1 regulatory subunit 3C-B: MSATSVLSFSPSAMPGPVMPMDVAMRFYISHSPPPLRGFLSSYEDLHRAKNRVNRSGVRGQQLYKPLRPCISSQQKAAVDDCEGWSNNNGIKASKKRVVFADTKGMSLTAIHVFSKFDDEPYQTKRGGRVVEELQFDMTDLESATMDLKISSERSLVLDFNQPSADYLDFRNRLIQNSVCLENCSLQERSLTGTIKVRNIGFEKSVQVRITYDSWVSFTDVECTFMNNVYGCQDTDTFAFVLELPAYVPPQNRVEFCICFKVQGQTFWDNNDSKNYVLKHVGWNGEDLDTLPSQTSVEQKKASEHKNGGVKVLDLGFDQFGSPRMSSGLFPGWQSWGQVDNTVPYW; encoded by the exons ATGAGTGCCACAAG TGTGCTGTCCTTCAGTCCATCAGCCATGCCTGGCCCAGTAATGCCGATGGATGTGGCGATGAGGTTCTACATCAGCCACTCTCCGCCCCCCCTGCGAGGCTTCCTCAGCTCCTATGAGGATCTGCACAGGGCCAAGAACCGGGTCAACCGGTCCGGCGTCCGCGGCCAGCAGCTCTACAAACCGCTGCGGCCCTGCATCAGCAGCCAGCAGAAAGCAGCCGTGGACGACTGCGAGGGCTGGAGCAACAACAACGGCATCAAGGCCAGCAAGAAGAGGGTGGTGTTCGCCGACACCAAGGGCATGTCGCTCACCGCCATCCACGTCTTCTCCAAGTTCGACGACGAGCCGTATCAAACCAAGCGGGGCGGACGGGTCGTGGAGGAGCTGCAGTTCGACATGACGGACCTGGAGTCGGCCACAATGGACCTAAAGATCAGCTCAGAACGCAGCCTGGTGCTTGACTTTAACCAGCCCTCAGCCGACTACCTGGACTTCCGGAACCGCCTGATTCAGAACTCGGTCTGCTTGGAGAACTGCTCCCTGCAGGAGCGCTCGCTGACTGGCACCATCAAGGTCAGGAACATCGGCTTCGAGAAGTCCGTGCAGGTGCGCATCACCTACGACTCGTGGGTCAGCTTCACCGACGTGGAGTGCACCTTCATGAACAACGTCTACGGCTGCCAGGACACCGACACCTTCGCGTTCGTCCTGGAGTTGCCCGCCTACGTCCCGCCTCAAAACCGGGTTGAGTTCTGCATCTGCTTCAAAGTCCAGGGCCAGACCTTCTGGGACAATAACGACAGCAAGAATTACGTTCTGAAGCACGTCGGCTGGAACGGAGAGGACCTCGACACCCTGCCATCCCAGACTTCTGTTGAGCAGAAGAAGGCTTCAGAGCACAAAAACGGGGGCGTGAAGGTTCTGGATCTGGGGTTCGATCAGTTCGGCAGCCCTCGCATGTCCAGCGGACTGTTTCCCGGCTGGCAGAGCTGGGGTCAGGTCGATAACACTGTGCCTTATTGGTGA